GAGAAGGAGTTCTTCGACCCCTGGGCCGGGGACATCAGCGACGTTCACCTGTACCAGGGTGTGATTTCCGAAGACGACCTCACCCAGATCCGCCTGGGGTTCCTCCCGGAAAACTAGCCCTCAAAACCACCTTCCTTTCCGGTCACATAGCGCTGGCTGGCCACGAGCTCTTCGCTTGACGTGAGGATTCCCTGTGTCTGACATCCCCCGAAATTCCGCGACGAGGCGCAGAAAAAAGCCATTCACCTCCTTCTTAGCGGTTGTCATGGTGGCCGGTTTGGCATCGACAGTTCCAGCTTCGGCGTTGTCCTATAACGATCGCCCGGATGTGAACCTCGAGGAGTCGGTGGCGGGTAGCGACGCGGTCCAGGCTGCGATTTCCACGGACAGTGCGGTGGCTGACGCCGCAGTCAGCACCTTGGACCAGCCAGCTTGGCCCGAGGCTGAAACGGTCGTCTTCGGCGAAGCAGCGGAATCCCATGCCCTGAGTGCGGCCGGCGAGGGCGGCCCTGTCCTTGTAGAGGGTGTCAGCGGTGAGGAATTCGAGCAGTGGGTATCGCCCCTGCCCGATGTGGCAGAACCGGATGACGTGGCCAGCGAGCGCCGTGCGCCAGCTGAGCCCGAGAGCGAGATACCTCAGCCGGAACAGGAAAGCACCGGTGAGGAGAACTCTGAGCCGGAGGTAGAGAGGCCATCGCCCCAGCCTGAGCCGGAGATAACCCCCCTGCCCGAGGATGAGGCGGAAGAGCCCGAACCTGAGTCGAGCGAGGCAGAGGACCAACCAGCAGGACCGGTAACCTCGGCTCAGGTCGAGGTTCTGGATCGTGCCGCGGCCACCGAGTTGGGTCTGTCCGGTCTGGCCCTGCGTGTGACGCGTCTGGACGAGGTCGAGGAGTCGGGGCCGGTACGTGTCGAGGTCGACTACTCGGGTTTCGCTTCCGCCTATGGCGCGGACTACGGGTCCCGGCTGCAATTGGTTGCGCTCACCGAGTGCGAAGACCCAGAGAGCACGGGCTGCTGGAGCACCCACGAGCTGGACGCGCACAACGACCCCGGCGCCCAGACGCTCACAGCGCTGGCACCAGCCACCACAGGCGGAACCCTCCTGGCCGCCGTAGCCTCGGGGTCTGGCGAAGAAGGAACCGGCGACTACGGCGCCACCCCCTTGAACTCGTCCTCCACTTGGAACATCGGGGTCCAAACCGGTGACTTCTCCTGGAGTTACCCCATGGAAACGCCCCAGGTCGCGGGTGGTCTCCAACCCCAGATCAGTCTCGGATACTCCTCCCAGTCGGTGGACGGCCGTACCTCGGACACCAACAACCAAACTTCCTGGATCGGCGAGGGGTTCGACTACCACCCCGGTTACATCGAGCGCCAGTACAAACTCTGTCAGGACGATGGCGACCAGATCCCCGACCTGTGCTGGTCCCGGCACAACGCCACCCTGAACCTGGGTGGGCGTGCCACCGAGCTGCTCTATGTCGACGGGGACTGGGTGCCCAAGAACGATGATGGCTCCAAGATTGAACGCCTGACTGGGGCCACCAACGGCGACAACGACGGTGAGCACTGGAAGGTCACCACGACCGACGGTACCCAGTACTACTTCGGCCTCAACCGCCTACCCGGCCATTCCTCGGGAGACGAGGAGACCAACTCGGCCTGGACCGTCCCGGTTTTTGGCAACGACTCCGGTGAACCCTGCCACAAGTCCAACCTGGACGACGCCTGGTGCGACCAGGCCTGGCGCTGGAATCTGGACTACGTCGTTGACCTGCACGGCAATGCTCTGGCTCACTACTACCAGGCCGAGAACAACAACTACGGCCTCAACTTCAGCTCCGATCCCGTTGAGTATGACCGCGGCGGTTACCTCAAGCGCACCGCCTACGGACTGCGTGACAATAACGCGCAGGCCACCGCCCCGGCCCAGGTCGTCTACTCCGTGGGTGAACGATGCGTCGATGAAGACTTCGGCTGCAAGGCGGCAGACCGCAAGGAATCCAACGCCAAGTACTGGCCCGACACCCCCTTGGACCAAGAATGTGACGACGACTGTGCGGGTCAGCACAACGCGACGTTCTGGACCACCAAGAAACTGAACAAGATCACCACCCAGCTCCACGACGGCGACGGCTACGTCACCGTGGACAGCTGGGAGCTGAAGCACTCCTTCCCCGCACCCGGAGACGGCACCGACCCGGCCCTGTGGCTGGACTCCATCACCCACACCGGACACACCGGAGACGGGACCGAGTCCATGCCAGCAGTCACCTTCGCTGGCACCCCCATGCCCAACCGCATCGACTCCACCACCGACGGCCTGGCGCCGATGAACAAATGGCGCATCACCGCCGTCTACACCGAGACCGGCGGACAAGTCGACATCTCCTACGCCGAACCCGCCTGCGACCCCGCAAGCCTGCCGGCCGCCCACACCAACACCGAAGCCTGCTTTCCTGTCATCCGCACCCACCGAGGCGGCGCCGACGACATCACCGACTGGTTCGCCAAGTACGTAGTCACCGAATTGGTCGAGGTCGACCTGGTCGGCGGGCAGCCCGATGTGATCACCAGCTACGACTACGTAGGCGATGGAGCCTGGCGCTACATGGACGCCGACGGATTCGTCAGAGAGGACCGACGCACCTGGTCCCAGTGGCGCGGCTTCGACAGGGTCATCGTACGCAAGGGCCACCCGGACGAGGTCAGAACCGAAACCGAGTACCTGTTCTACCAGGGCATGGACGGCGATCACCTGCTCTCAGGGAAACGTTCGGTGAGCGTGAGCGACTCCACCGGCACGAGCGTCACGGATGACGAGGTCTTCAACGGCCAGACCCGTGAAGTCATCGCTCGCGATGGTGTAGACGGCGAAGTGGTCTCCAAGGCCATCACCACCCCGTGGAAGCGCAAGACCGCGGAGCGCACTTTCAGCTGGGGCACGGTCGAAGCCCACATGCTGAGCACCAAGCAGACCGACGCCTACACCGCACTCCAAGACGGCTCCTTCCGCCAAACCCGCACCGTCAACACTTTCGACGAGTTCGGGATGGTCACCTCTGTCCACGACCAGGGCGATGTCACCGACGACACCGATGACCAGTGCACCACCACCACGTTCGCGCGCAACACAGGGCTGCACCTACTAGACCTGGTCGCTCGGACCCGCACAGTGGCGGTCGCATGCGGTGAACAAACTTCAGTGGCTGAGGGCACGATCGCCGACACCAGGTTCGTCTACGACGGCAAGAACTACGGTCAGGCGCCCACCCGCGGGTTGGTGAGCCAGACCGAACGACTGGCCGAGCACGAGGGGGAAACCAGCGAATACCAGGTGGTTTCCACATCGGCCTTCGACTCCTTCGGCCGTCCCCTCGAGACCACCGACGCGCAGGGCCACACCACGACGATCGAATACTCGGACGTAGTGGCAGGTGGTGCCCCCAAGAGCGTCGTGACCACGAACCCCCTGGGCCACGAGCAGACCATAAGCATGGACCACCGGTCCAAGCCGCTCGCCATCATCGATGCGGAAGGCAACAAGACGGAGGTCGCCTATGACTCCCTGGGGCGCATAACCGACGTGTGGCTCGCTGACCGCACCGGCGCCGCCAGCATGTCACCGTCCATGAGCTTCGAATACAACATCACCAAGAACGCGCCCAGCAGTGTGGTGAGTCGCGTCCTGGGGCCGGATGGAGACTACGTCACCGGGATCCAGATCCTCGACGGCTTTCTGCGTGAACGCCAGACACAGAATCCCGCGCCCGGCGGCGGTCGTGTGCTGACGGACGTGTTCTACGATTCCCGTGGCAACGCGGTGATCGAGCGTGAACCGTACTTCAACGAGCAAGAACCAGGCCAGGTGCTCTTCGTGGTCAACAACCACGACGAGATCCCACGCTGGGCCCGCACACACTTCGACGGTTCCGGACGGGCCACCGATATCGTCTCGATGTCCCGCGGGGTCGAACAGTGGAGCACCAGCATCGAACACCAAGGTGACAGGACACTGGTGACCGAGCCCGAGGGAGGGGTTGGTAGCACCAGCATCACCGACGCCCGAGGGAGACTGGTCGAACGCAGGGATCACCACGGCCCCGAGCCCGAGCAGGGCCCCGGAGTTCTCGCGGTTTAGATCCATACAGGCCGAGTTCGTCTGATGCCGTGTAGGTCGAGGACTTTGTCCTTGCCTGTGTGGGCTCTGCGCCCGGACTGTGTGTTCTTCCACCCCGCGGCGCTCAGCGCCTGGCGGACGATGTCGGTCAAGCAACCCAACACGACCGGGGCCGCCCCGGTGCGGGTGCGCCGGGCGTCTTCGTTGAAGGTCACGTCCCGCACGTAGTGCACCCGGTTCTCCACCGTCCAATGACCGCGAGCGTGGGCCGCCAGTTCCGCGGGCGAGACCTGGTGGGCGTCCAGGTCGGTGACGGCGAAGACCACCTCGCGGCTGCCCTGGGCCTTGCCGTGCTCGCGGCGGTGGCGCTCGATGCGCACCACCTGTCGGGCCCCGGGAAAGGCCAGGCCCGTCACGGCGGTGACCTTCACCGACCGGTGTTCTTCGCGTCCGTGGGCGTGGGTGGGGCCCTGACTGTGGGCCACCGGTATCTGTGACCAGGGCAGAGTGGACAGCTGGGAGTGCAGCCTGGGCCGGTTGCCCTTGACATAGATCAGGTAGTGGGCGCCGCGCTCAAGGAGGTAGGTGGCGTGGTCGGCCACGGTGTGCAGGGCATCGGCGGTGATGATCGCGCCCAGGAGCTCGGTGTCGTGGAGTTGG
This DNA window, taken from Nocardiopsis exhalans, encodes the following:
- a CDS encoding ISAs1 family transposase — translated: MDHLATIDDPRHPRGRRYPLTALLALSVCALTTTGHNTTTAITEWAHNAPPPILLRLGLPVCPFTGRIHIPDERTLREVLARLDPAQLARAGLATLDTRTGPPPTPHSAARTPGGAPEREHRRSHRTRQCQMPPPRLRHTAYAVDGKTQRGARPRKGRASISMSLHAARHHDAAVAACTQLGNKKGETSAFTALLDQLHDTELLGAIITADALHTVADHATYLLERGAHYLIYVKGNRPRLHSQLSTLPWSQIPVAHSQGPTHAHGREEHRSVKVTAVTGLAFPGARQVVRIERHRREHGKAQGSREVVFAVTDLDAHQVSPAELAAHARGHWTVENRVHYVRDVTFNEDARRTRTGAAPVVLGCLTDIVRQALSAAGWKNTQSGRRAHTGKDKVLDLHGIRRTRPVWI